A stretch of Capricornis sumatraensis isolate serow.1 chromosome 10, serow.2, whole genome shotgun sequence DNA encodes these proteins:
- the LOC138087613 gene encoding histone-lysine N-methyltransferase SETMAR gives MAKCEEAPEALKDQLDVARGLENLPVSAWPPGAEPEPFQYTPDHVAGPGADTDPSQITFPGCACLKTPCLPGTCSCLRRENNYDDHSCLRDIGSEAKCTQPVFECNVLCQCTERCRNRVVQWGLQFHLQVFKTDHKGWGLRTLDFIPKGRFVCEYAGEVLGISEVHRRIQLQTIHDSNYIIAIREHVCNGQVMETFVDPASIGNIGRFLNHSCEPNLLMIPVRIDSMVPKLALFAARDILPEEELSYDYSGRFLNLMNSEDKERLDNGKLRKPCYCGARSCAAFLPYDSSLYCPSEKPNTSEEGRA, from the exons ATGGCAAAGTGTGAGGAGGCGCCAGAGGCCTTGAAGGACCAGCTGGACGTTGCGCGTGGCCTTGAAAATCTGCCTGTGAGCGCCTGGCCCCCAGGGGCAGAGCCTGAGCCCTTTCAG TATACTCCTGATCACGTAGCTGGGCCTGGAGCAGATACAGATCCCTCTCAAATAACCTTTCCTGGATGTGCTTGTCTCAAAACTCCCTGCCTCCCTGGTACTTGCTCCTGTCTCCGTCGTGAGAATAACTATGACGATCATTCATGCCTCAGAGATATAGGATCCGAAGCAAAGTGCACTCAGCCAGTTTTCGAATGCAATGTCCTGTGCCAGTGCACCGAGCGCTGCAGGAACAGAGTGGTCCAGTGGGGTCTGCAGTTCCACCTCCAGGTGTTCAAGACGGATCACAAAGGCTGGGGACTTCGTACCCTGGACTTCATACCAAAAGGACGGTTTGTCTGTGAATATGCCGGTGAGGTGTTAGGAATCTCTGAAGTGCACAGAAGAATTCAGTTACAAACAATACATGATTCGAATTACATTATAGCCATCAGGGAGCATGTCTGTAATGGGCAGGTAATGGAAACATTTGTGGATCCTGCCTCTATAGGAAATATTGGACGATTCCTTAACCATTCTTGTGAGCCAAACCTGTTGATGATTCCTGTCCGAATCGACTCGATGGTACCAAAGTTGGCACTTTTTGCAGCCAGAGACATTCTTCCAGAAGAAGAGCTCTCTTATGACTATTCAGGAAGATTTCTTAATCTAATGAATAGTGAAGACAAAGAAAGGTTAGATAACGGGAAATTAAGAAAACCTTGTTATTGTGGTGCCAGATCATGTGCTGCGTTCCTGCCCTATGACAGCTCCCTGTACTGCCCCTCAGAAAAGCCAAACACGAGTGAGGAAGGAAGAGCATAG